In a single window of the Brachionichthys hirsutus isolate HB-005 chromosome 18, CSIRO-AGI_Bhir_v1, whole genome shotgun sequence genome:
- the zpcx gene encoding zona pellucida protein C, with product MNDCNVLGIRILCIGGRSARRGDVPDVSVTCSASDLVLRVKPSFFGLGADAEELKLGASCRNNGVLEPHGDFLFTYHLTECGVVRQADSHYLIYKFVLHYAPSLERFPSRAHRIDVDIECRYQRNHHVRQLAIQPTWKPAVVRKRLKGSPKDFQIELMDGSWSGPVSSRVYRLGEPVHFQVSALPLPTGGKLYIDRCYATGSESSHNYTIIDNLGCMLDSKRDRGASRFVSRSDGALRFSMKAFQFTSDPDKEVSVHCVLFVTSKDPGPAHKSCSYEGNRWEALAGKDSICECCDSQCVTSKARRALLEGSAVAKSLLVSDQPYTDEDGFPQIRPASASTRRKGEVDPENRRVLSFKRPDVEELGFMEEEFEEHLALGEYSRSEEEEGYSRREDEVQQVSHLNQTGGEMLERGLPSEVSRPSELPWFSEGEGERGRYTGRGEDDEMKNEALENREMTWYFTWR from the exons ATGAATGATTGCAACGTGCTTGGAATTAGGATCCTGTGCATTggagg GCGGTCCGCGCGTCGAGGGGACGTCCCGGACGTTTCCGTCACCTGCTCGGCGTCTGACTTAGTCCTGCGAGTCAAACCGTCCTTCTTCGGCCTGGGCGCGGACGCAGAGGAACTGAAGTTGGGGGCGTCCTGCAGAAACAACGGCGTTCTGGAGCCGCACGGCGACTTCCTCTTCACGTACCACCTGACGGAGTGCGGCGTCGTGCGGCAG GCGGACAGCCATTATCTGATCTACAAATTCGTGCTCCATTACGCGCCTTCGCTTGAACGTTTCCCGAGCAGAGCGCACCGGATCGATGTCGATATTGAATGCCGTTACCAAAG GAACCATCACGTGCGCCAGCTGGCTATACAGCCCACATGGAAACCCGCTGTTGTGCGTAAAAGGCTGAAAGGAAGTCCCAAAGACTTCCAGATCGAGCTGATGGACG gtTCGTGGAGCGGACCAGTTTCATCCCGGGTGTATCGACTTGGAGAACCAGTTCATTTCCAGGTTtcggctcttcctcttcccacTGGTGGGAAGCTGTACATCGATCGCTGCTATGCCACCGGCTCAGAATCCTCCCACAATTACACCATCATCGACAATTTGGG TTGTATGCTTGACAGCAAGAGAGACAGAGGCGCCTCCCGGTTCGTCTCCCGGTCAGATGGCGCCCTGAGATTCTCCATGAAGGCTTTCCAGTTCACTTCTGACCCCGACAAGGAA GTCAGCGTTCACTGCGTACTGTTTGTCACATCCAAGGACCCCGGTCCTGCACACAAGTCGTGCTCCTACGAAGGGAACAG GTGGGAAGCCCTCGCTGGCAAAGACTCCATCTGTGAATGCTGTGACTCACAATGTGTGACATCTAAAGCACGGAGGGCCTTGCTGGAAG GCTCTGCTGTCGCCAAGTCGTTGCTGGTCTCTGATCAGCCGTACACAGACGAAGATGGCTTTCCCCAAATCCGACCCGCCTCAGCCAGCACAAGAAGAAAAGGCGAGGTGGATCCTGAAAATCGACGGGTCCTCTCTTTTAAAAGACCTGATGTAGAGGAGTTGGGTTTCATGGAGGAGGAGTTTGAAGAGCATTTGGCACTAGGGGAGTATTCAAGgagcgaagaggaggaagggtaTAGCAGGAGGGAAGATGAGGTGCAGCAGGTGAGCCACTTGAACCAGACTGGCGGGGAAATGCTGGAGCGGGGGTTGCCATCAGAAGTCAGCCGACCGAGTGAGTTACCATGGTTCTctgaaggagagggagaacgCGGGAGGTATACAGGCAGAGGTGAGGATGACGAGATGAAGAATGAGGCTTTAGAGAACAGGGAGATGACCTGGTATTTCACTTGGAGGTAG
- the LOC137907706 gene encoding NHS-like protein 3 — protein MSNRDSLGFGDLLPQDVVDIFAQEKHNRVKKKRSHSLGRALGWLKGKKKKDLKAKGALGLGVGLGPALDLAVDGYPVGHQGQPKGGQRLGRQTHPQGNSHAIPTRDDDKTPAPPLLQENVFVEASRPEYLENLHTEALEGLKMMQQEETDHGLEYRDNESTISTMTGQTDGEGGGFMTDSTIADTTSVVSVQSSVSSRSSRSGLTRQKSTFRPLNSGNKPEKTKKRKRHRKTVGAIPQHVQMELGLDRGGWTVTRRLEEEQLYNGDTDNSPTADAPRQAAEPQSRAAASSEYRNAIQPVNRGQMKQLLATRAGHRDDMALLRCLGPNPSDEQRPRSLAVPWITTANSNPEPPSPVMSMSPQAAYMSKIIPNAVLPPSIDVVEISRGRSRNSVRTVSKSSLLPSSPAPSRASSKASSRASSRASTVTSASRNNPPNMSDSSCWSHSESSETLVSESSTISRSSTPQQRSPYAEGPNQAGKMPVLTSLPSTCASNGKVIIKGEVIKKEGQCVRSLSVMKPKRAPPPPNRSYSLHNKMKRRSRDLAEFAVASGGSPRHKISAPVGEYSRSRIPDSAGYNADTSSLEDSTGSASVSPIASHPVRAEEAVSKEAPQKKPELFRENKLSKVVSPSSGYSSQDGKSAPPHSSSSKRKKGFLAKLQRFFPGSSPPVSTRHLLQPALPGNSKLKEDLKSDRSVETASVSPSVRALIELFNIPPPPKVHAPPPPPPEVWAHSRRTFELLLGPPAPDNLNAIIKKNPKDRRQQRNSPSSSSSSSSTESSVKSSVERKHKSTTVTVETKKVQESVTSNAESRKEPDDRRANQNVDLKGNGKVTEKDEKVKVRDVLSGMLVKAVERREGRLAAGKAEEAKTSTPVTEVDSLPAISLTLHSSQPPANQTPGFASVASGQVASPEFSWPPPPPPPIGLRGSRDFELPLPPPPVFREEDLVMPVQVPPARTEPGAQQGISPVVLNIPPPPPYTAPPPPVKAVPPPTIKKISPPFHEEVSPPPPPKGVFLLQPKRFSPEPPEEVPSKETSIPPPKGPEEGALPPPEDVSLLPPDEIPPPPPKEVSPVRPKESPPHLTEKAPPPLIKDAPTTLVAGVSPPSVQENSPLPPKVVAIQVVSPPPPLPQVNVHHPSKEAPPVGELAPPENIPPPPPLQAQSQNAPPSHDSIPSPPASVSPPPPLGLLFRPQITPTKEEGPPNQEAPQPPPSDVSTQPALESAVAREGSRGSLSSLPASIPLPPPLPVEGLGLMKSNPANSENKIPELTSAPVAQEEPTLVVTPSILQMVKLRSFNSSPEHPEVPTSSASAETPQKPIRKSLIVTPPTSSRPPAVVISQTTHPSSQPFAIQPPSSAAAVSPTTKSPPAAPSMNLQEAIRLRTAARSQGSPAPRVSSHSQASPTDFHKSPTSTASFIFSKSNKRVVIETRHAAGEKAATKKNPEASPGTKVRSEAESPKVPPPVAKKPKPMGKDAESSAGAEQTAGQEAIKMITASDAEERSNGTAGAAGGTPST, from the exons CCATCCCAACGCGAGATGATGACAAAACCCCGGCACCTCCATTGCTCCAGGAGAATGTGTTCGTTGAGGCCAGCAGGCCCGAGTACCTGGAGAACCTTCACACCGAGGCGCTGGAGGGGTTGAAAATGATGCAGCAGGAAG AAACTGATCACGGGCTGGAGTACCGGGACAACGAAAGCACAATT TCGACGATGACGGGCCAAACAGACGGAGAAGGTGGAGGCTTTATGACAGACAGTACCATTGCTGACACAACTTCTGTCGTCTCCGTACAATCGAGCGTATCCTCCAGGTCTTCCCGCTCTGGACTCACCAGGCAAA AATCCACGTTCAGGCCGTTGAACTCTGGGAACAAGCCGGAGAAGaccaagaagaggaaaagacaCAGGAAGACTGTTGGGGCGATCCCACAGCATGTTCAGATGGAACTAG GTCTGGACCGAGGGGGTTGGACAGTGACTCGGAGATTAGAGGAGGAACAGCTTTATAATGGCGACACTGACAACAGCCCGACGGCCGACGCTCCGCGTCAGGCAGCAGAGCCACAGAGCCGAGCCGCTGCGAGCTCAGAGTACAGGAACGCCATCCAGCCCGTCAACAGAGGCCAAATGAAGCAGCTCCTCGCCACCCGTGCCGGCCATAGGGATGACATGGCCTTGCTCCGCTGCCTGGGCCCTAACCCGTCAGACGAGCAGAGGCCTCGATCCCTGGCCGTTCCCTGGATAACCACCGCCAACAGCAACCCAGAGCCGCCCAGCCCCGTCATGTCCATGTCGCCCCAGGCTGCCTACATGTCCAAAATCATCCCCAACGCCGTGTTGCCACCCTCCATCGACGTGGTGGAAATCAGCCGTGGACGGAGCCGCAACAGCGTCCGCACCGTCAGCAAGAGCAGCCTGTTACCGTCCAGCCCAGCGCCCTCTCGGGCCTCCTCGAAAGCCTCCTCCAGGGCCTCCTCCAGGGCCTCCACCGTCACCTCCGCGTCTCGAAACAACCCTCCCAATATGTCGGATAGCTCATGTTGGAGCCATTCTGAATCCTCCGAGACCTTGGTGTCCGAGTCCTCGACCATCTCCAGAAGCAGCACCCCCCAGCAGAGGTCGCCATATGCAGAAGGCCCTAATCAGGCTGGCAAAATGCCTgttctcacctccctcccttCAACATGCGCCTCCAACGGCAAGGTCATTATCAAGGGAGAAGTGATAAAGAAAGAGGGGCAGTGTGTGCGTAGCCTCTCTGTGATGAAGCCAAAGagggccccccctcccccaaatcGCTCCTATTCCCTTCACAATAAGATGAAGCGGCGTTCACGCGACCTGGCGGAGTTTGCAGTAGCTTCAGGGGGGTCTCCTCGCCATAAAATCTCTGCCCCGGTTGGGGAGTATTCTAGGTCCAGAATCCCAGACAGTGCTGGGTACAACGCCGACACCAGTTCTCTGGAGGATTCTACGGGTTCTGCATCCGTCAGTCCCATCGCCTCTCATCCAGTAAGGGCAGAGGAAGCCGTTTCCAAAGAGGCGCCGCAAAAGAAACCGGAATTGTTTCGGGAGAATAAGCTAAGCAAAGTCGTCTCCCCGTCCAGCGGCTACTCCAGCCAAGATGGCAAATCTGCCCCGCCCCACAGCTCATCTTCAAAGCGCAAGAAAGGCTTCTTAGCGAAGCTCCAGAGGTTTTTTCCCGGGTCCTCTCCTCCGGTTTCAACTCGCCATCTTCTCcagccagcgcttcctggaAACTCCAAGTTGAAAGAGGATCTCAAATCCGACCGCTCGGTTGAAACGGCGAGTGTCAGCCCTTCCGTACGGGCCTTAATAGAACTCTTCAACATCCCTCCCCCGCCCAAAGTCCACGCACCCCCACCGCCTCCTCCAGAGGTATGGGCTCACAGCAGGCGCACCTTTGAGCTGCTACTGGGACCCCCGGCACCTGATAACCTTAACGCCATCATAAAGAAGAATCCgaaagacaggagacagcagaggaactccccttcctcctcctcctcctcctcatcgacAGAAAGCTCTGTGAAGAGCTCGGTGGAGAGAAAGCACAAGAGTACGACTGTAACAGTGGAGACAAAGAAAGTTCAAGAAAGTGTGACGTCGAATGCAGAGAGTCGGAAAGAGCCCGACGACAGGCGGGCCAATCAGAATGTCGATTTGAAAGGAAACGGCAAAGTGACTGAGAAAGACGAGAAGGTAAAAGTACGCGACGTGTTAAGCGGGATGTTGGTGAAGGCTGTAGAGAGACGCGAAGGCCGGCTGGCAGCGGGGAAGGCCGAGGAAGCCAAGACGTCCACACCAGTTACGGAGGTGGATTCATTACCTGCCATTTCATTAACGCTCCATTCTTCCCAACCGCCCGCCAATCAGACTCCAGGGTTTGCGTCCGTGGCATCCGGACAGGTTGCATCCCCCGAGTTCTCctggccgccgcctcctcctccaccgatAGGCCTCCGTGGATCTCGCGACTTTGAGTTGCCGCTTCCCCCTCCTCCGGTGTTTAGGGAGGAGGACTTGGTTATGCCTGTTCAGGTGCCACCGGCCAGGACC GAACCCGGCGCACAGCAGGGGATTTCCCCCGTAGTCCTGAAtatcccaccccccccaccataTACGGCTCCCCCTCCGCCCGTTAAAGCAGTTCCCCCTCCTACAATTAAAAAGATCTCTCCTCCATTCCATGAAgaggtttctcctcctcctccacctaaAGGTGTCTTCCTACTACAACCTAAAAGATTCTCTCCAGAACCACCTGAAGAGGTTCCGTCTAAAGAAACGTCCATTCCTCCACCAAAAGGACCTGAGGAGGGCGCTCTACCACCGCCCGAGGACGTTTCTCTTCTTCCACCCGACGAAATCCCTCCCCCACCACCTAAAGAGGTTTCTCCCGTGAGGCCCAAAGaatctcctcctcatctgactgagaaagcccccccccctcttattaAGGATGCCCCCACCACGCTGGTCGCAGGAGTATCCCCTCCATCCGTTCAAGAGAACTCCCCTCTGCCTCCTAAAGTGGTCGCCATTCAAgtggtttctcctcctcctcctcttcctcaagtGAATGTCCATCACCCTTCTAAAGAGGCACCCCCTGTTGGTGAACTCGCACCACCAGAGAATATTCCACCGCCGCCGCCATTACAAGCCCAGTCACAGAATGCCCCGCCTTCACACGACAGTATTCCCAGCCCCCCTGCCAGTGTCTCACCGCCGCCTCCCCTGGGGCTTCTCTTCCGGCCTCAGATTACGCCCACGAAAGAAGAGGGTCCCCCAAACCAGGAagccccccagcccccaccATCTGATGTCTCGACCCAACCAGCTCTAGAAAGCGCCGTCGCAAGAGAAGGTTCCCGGGGAAGTCTTTCTTCCCTTCCTGCAAGCATTCCTTTGCCTCCACCTTTACCTGTGGAGGGACTTGGACTCATGAAGTCTAATCCCGCAAACTCAGAAAACAAAATCCCAGAGCTGACCTCCGCTCCTGTGGCGCAGGAGGAACCCACTCTCGTGGTCACGCCGTCCATCTTACAGATGGTCAAGCTGAGGTCCTTCAATAGCAGCCCTGAGCACCCGGAGGTCCCGACCTCGTCAGCCAGTGCCGAGACCCCTCAGAAGCCAATCAGAAAGTCGCTGATCGTGACCCCCCCCACGTCCAGCCGTCCACCTGCTGTTGTTATTTCTCAAACGACTCATCCCAGCTCACAGCCCTTTGCGATTCAACCTCCTTCTTCGGCCGCAGCCGTCTCCCCGACAACAAagtctcctcctgctgctccttccaTGAACCTGCAGGAGGCTATCCGTCTGAGGACGGCAGCCCGGTCCCAAGGTAGTCCTGCCCCTCGCGTCAGCTCGCACTCGCAGGCGTCGCCCACCGACTTTCACAAGTCTCCCACCAGCACAGCGAGCTTTATCTTCTCCAAGAGCAACAAGAGGGTGGTGATTGAGACCAGGCACGCGGCTGGGGAAAAGGCCGCCACAAAGAAGAACCCGGAGGCGTCCCCGGGCACAAAGGTGAGGAGTGAAGCGGAGTCGCCGAAGGTGCCACCGCCTGTTGCAAAGAAACCCAAACCGATGGGCAAGGACGCTGAGAGCAGCGCAGGGGCGGAGCAAACTGCAGGACAGGAAGCAATAAAGATGATCACAG CCTCAGATGCTGAAGAGAGAAGCAACGGGACAGCGGGCGCCGCGGGAGGGACGCCATCGACGTGA